A region from the Thermanaeromonas toyohensis ToBE genome encodes:
- a CDS encoding DNA polymerase III subunit alpha — translation MQAPAFAHLHVHSYFSFLDGSASPEELVKKAAELEMPAIALTDHFNVSGAVRFYRAAKEAGIKPILGAEVTLEGGYHLTLLAIGFRGYANLCRLLTRAHLSNPRGNPQCSWADLEEHTQGLIALSGCRRGEIPSLILRRQYARAKEAAQRYKALWGSNFYLELQDTLLPGNKALNQALVKLGEALNIPVVATNNVHYTCRKDFPVHDVLTCVRLGIKLEDVHPERPLNDENYLKSPAEMARIFAFCPQALHNTIRIVEMCQPPLDERQNFSPRFPLPPGQSANAFLRELVYKGAAERYGRITPGVEERLEKELNVISRLGFADYFLITWDIVNYARARGIRCAGRGSAGASAVAYSLGLTEVDPISRHLVFERFMSLERAEKPDIDIDFDSRYRDLIAAYVYKKYGEDHVAAVATYVTYQARSAVRDLGKVFGYSEEEIDSLAKSMPHIPADQIFDALERFPELRCGPWKEEKYRRLFGFCGRIAGFPRHLGTHLGGLVVTGPPVVEISPLQVAAKGIKICQFDRNDVEELGLVKLDLLSLKALSVLEEAAGGISRVNPGFRYEGIPLDDAETYRLLNNAQTVGVFQLESPAQRALQARLKAENIEDVVASLALIRPGPIKGNMVEPFIARRRGLEPISYLHPSLKPILEKTYGVVLFQEQVIAIASEVAGFTPGEADRLRRLMTHARSLREMREIGEEFVRRAVAKGIDEKTARDIFSCLEGYASYGFCEAHAAAFATTAYWTAYLSAHYPAYFFAALLNCQPMGYYSPATLANEARTRGIKFLPVDVNASTDRFTVEGGAAIRIPLSRVKGMRQNTLARILEARRKGPFCSLRDFYVRTQTERDTLENLILCGAFDPLHPNRKALLAWVPEVVSASPIQPALELGPPTGIKDFTAAEKCLLEYEILGMSADAHFMSFFRDKLAKEGYLTADQAKKLPDGRCAKVAGLPVRPHRPPTRSGKIVVFFSLEDETGLLDVTVFEDVYNKYGQFLFGPELGPLKVVGTVQHRRGNTSFIAQELSPLEYAPAAPHPESALQLPHGHGQ, via the coding sequence ATGCAAGCACCCGCCTTCGCTCACCTCCACGTCCATTCATATTTTTCCTTCCTCGACGGGTCGGCTTCCCCGGAGGAGCTGGTTAAAAAGGCCGCAGAACTGGAAATGCCGGCCATAGCCCTCACGGACCATTTCAATGTTTCTGGCGCCGTACGGTTTTACCGCGCTGCAAAAGAGGCAGGTATCAAGCCCATTCTGGGGGCAGAAGTGACCCTCGAAGGTGGGTATCATCTCACCCTATTGGCTATCGGTTTCCGTGGCTACGCCAACCTTTGCCGCCTCCTTACGCGCGCGCATCTATCAAACCCCAGGGGTAACCCACAGTGTTCTTGGGCCGACCTGGAGGAGCATACTCAGGGTCTGATAGCTTTGTCCGGTTGCCGCAGGGGAGAAATACCCTCTCTCATACTGCGGAGGCAATATGCCAGGGCAAAAGAGGCAGCCCAGCGCTATAAAGCCCTTTGGGGCAGCAACTTTTATCTAGAACTCCAGGATACTCTTCTACCTGGGAATAAAGCTTTAAACCAGGCGTTGGTTAAACTGGGGGAGGCTCTAAATATACCCGTCGTGGCAACAAATAACGTGCACTATACTTGCAGAAAGGACTTTCCCGTACACGACGTCCTCACCTGCGTCCGCCTGGGCATAAAGCTGGAGGATGTTCACCCGGAAAGACCTCTGAACGACGAAAACTACTTGAAGTCACCGGCAGAAATGGCGCGCATCTTTGCTTTCTGCCCCCAGGCCCTGCACAACACTATCCGCATAGTTGAAATGTGCCAGCCTCCTCTCGACGAGAGGCAAAATTTCTCCCCCAGGTTTCCTTTACCGCCCGGCCAGAGCGCCAACGCATTTCTCCGGGAGCTGGTCTACAAGGGAGCCGCAGAACGCTACGGCCGCATCACTCCGGGGGTCGAAGAAAGGCTGGAAAAAGAGCTGAACGTCATATCACGCCTGGGCTTCGCCGACTACTTCCTCATCACCTGGGATATAGTCAATTATGCCCGTGCCCGGGGCATACGGTGTGCGGGGCGCGGCTCTGCCGGGGCCAGCGCCGTGGCCTACTCCCTGGGGCTCACGGAAGTCGACCCCATCAGCCGGCACCTCGTGTTTGAGCGCTTCATGAGCCTGGAACGCGCTGAAAAGCCCGACATTGATATCGACTTTGATTCCCGCTACAGGGACCTTATCGCCGCCTATGTGTATAAGAAATACGGAGAAGACCACGTAGCAGCAGTCGCTACGTATGTGACCTACCAGGCCCGGTCCGCAGTAAGGGACCTCGGTAAGGTGTTCGGATATTCCGAGGAAGAAATAGACAGTCTAGCCAAAAGCATGCCCCACATACCAGCAGACCAGATTTTTGACGCTCTGGAGCGCTTCCCTGAACTCCGTTGCGGCCCCTGGAAAGAAGAGAAATACCGCCGCCTTTTCGGGTTCTGCGGCCGCATCGCGGGCTTTCCCCGCCACCTGGGCACCCACCTCGGCGGCCTGGTGGTCACCGGCCCCCCGGTGGTAGAGATTTCCCCCTTGCAGGTGGCCGCTAAGGGGATAAAAATCTGCCAGTTTGACCGCAATGACGTTGAAGAGCTGGGCCTGGTCAAGCTCGACCTCCTTTCTCTGAAGGCTCTCAGCGTTCTGGAAGAGGCTGCCGGGGGTATTTCCAGAGTAAATCCGGGCTTCCGCTACGAAGGCATACCCCTGGATGACGCTGAAACCTACCGGTTGCTCAACAACGCTCAAACGGTAGGAGTGTTTCAGTTGGAGAGCCCGGCGCAAAGGGCTCTGCAGGCCAGGCTTAAAGCCGAAAATATAGAGGACGTGGTGGCCAGCCTGGCGCTCATACGTCCCGGACCCATAAAAGGAAACATGGTGGAGCCTTTTATTGCCCGGCGCCGGGGATTGGAGCCGATCTCCTACCTGCACCCGTCCCTTAAGCCCATTCTGGAGAAGACCTACGGCGTGGTGCTCTTCCAGGAGCAGGTCATAGCCATCGCAAGTGAGGTTGCAGGGTTCACTCCCGGAGAGGCGGACCGCCTGCGCAGGCTCATGACCCACGCGCGCTCGCTCAGAGAGATGCGGGAGATAGGGGAAGAATTCGTGCGGCGGGCCGTAGCAAAGGGCATCGACGAAAAGACCGCCCGGGATATCTTTTCCTGCCTGGAGGGATACGCCTCCTACGGCTTCTGCGAAGCCCATGCGGCGGCCTTCGCTACCACCGCCTACTGGACGGCCTACCTGTCCGCCCACTATCCCGCCTATTTCTTTGCGGCACTGTTGAACTGCCAGCCGATGGGATACTACTCTCCGGCAACCCTAGCCAATGAGGCCCGCACCAGGGGGATAAAGTTCCTCCCGGTGGACGTGAACGCAAGCACGGACAGGTTCACCGTGGAGGGGGGTGCGGCCATCCGCATCCCCTTGAGCCGGGTAAAGGGGATGAGGCAGAATACGCTGGCCAGAATTCTGGAAGCGCGCCGGAAGGGTCCTTTCTGCTCGCTACGGGACTTCTATGTCAGGACGCAGACCGAGAGAGACACCCTGGAAAACCTCATCCTCTGCGGGGCCTTCGATCCCCTCCACCCCAACAGGAAGGCCCTGCTGGCCTGGGTGCCGGAAGTGGTTTCCGCGTCCCCCATACAGCCCGCCCTGGAACTGGGGCCGCCCACAGGCATAAAGGACTTTACCGCGGCAGAAAAGTGCCTTTTGGAGTATGAAATACTGGGGATGAGCGCGGATGCCCACTTCATGAGCTTTTTCAGGGACAAACTGGCAAAGGAGGGGTATCTGACTGCCGACCAGGCGAAGAAGTTACCGGACGGAAGGTGCGCAAAGGTGGCCGGGCTGCCCGTAAGGCCGCACCGGCCACCCACCAGGAGCGGCAAAATAGTTGTGTTCTTTTCGCTGGAAGACGAAACAGGGCTGCTGGACGTCACAGTGTTTGAAGACGTCTATAATAAGTACGGCCAGTTCCTTTTTGGGCCAGAACTGGGCCCCCTAAAGGTAGTGGGCACAGTGCAGCACAGGAGAGGAAACACTTCCTTTATTGCGCAGGAGCTTTCCCCTTTAGAATACGCGCCAGCCGCACCGCATCCTGAATCAGCTCTGCAGCTTCCGCACGGCCACGGGCAGTAA
- a CDS encoding LexA family protein — protein MPTESDARRELKQAQAAGGKEGERQAVRLRQLLAARREARRRKALELLRPVPSLRRVPFAGDVAAGPPKLAIEQPGEYTDVLDAAVDYALVVRGDSMVGAGIEDGDTVWVRRDEAAKHGDTVVALIDGEEITVKHLVEENGHWLLRANNPYKDYPDIPLGPRDEIIGVVKWVVKAPGPPPVRPVK, from the coding sequence GTGCCAACTGAGAGCGATGCCCGCAGGGAACTGAAACAGGCGCAGGCAGCGGGCGGCAAGGAGGGTGAGCGGCAGGCGGTCAGGCTGCGCCAGCTCCTCGCCGCCAGGCGGGAAGCCCGGAGGCGGAAGGCTTTGGAACTGCTGAGGCCGGTACCCTCTCTGCGCCGGGTTCCCTTCGCTGGCGATGTTGCCGCGGGACCGCCGAAGCTGGCCATCGAGCAGCCCGGTGAATACACTGACGTCCTTGATGCGGCGGTAGACTACGCCCTGGTGGTCAGAGGGGATAGTATGGTTGGGGCCGGCATAGAGGACGGTGATACCGTGTGGGTGAGGCGTGATGAGGCGGCCAAGCACGGGGACACCGTGGTGGCGCTTATTGACGGTGAGGAAATAACCGTCAAACACCTGGTGGAAGAAAACGGGCACTGGTTGCTCCGGGCCAACAACCCGTATAAGGATTATCCGGATATACCCCTCGGGCCGCGAGACGAGATTATCGGGGTGGTGAAATGGGTAGTTAAAGCGCCCGGCCCCCCGCCGGTACGGCCGGTGAAATGA
- a CDS encoding DUF72 domain-containing protein yields MAQVYVGTSGYSYRDWVGPFYPYGIRQEQMLAFYAEEFSFTEINSTFYRLPPAKMFESMLKKVPQNFLFTVKAFQGLTHQRGETVREEAAKMAEAIKPLVNEGRLGALIFQFPYSFKAKPENRDYLERLREFFPDAPLVVEFRHYSWLNSETWSALRALGMGYVCVDAPRLRGLPGGAVQATSPVAYVRFHGRNAAMWWEHEEAWQRYDYLYTEEELCEWVPKIKFLERNSERVFIAFNNHFGAQAVFNARMLRKLLGVDY; encoded by the coding sequence ATGGCGCAGGTCTACGTTGGCACGTCAGGTTACAGCTACCGGGACTGGGTGGGGCCTTTTTACCCTTACGGCATCCGACAGGAACAGATGCTGGCCTTCTACGCTGAAGAATTTTCATTCACGGAAATAAACTCGACCTTCTACCGCCTGCCGCCGGCCAAAATGTTCGAGAGCATGCTGAAAAAGGTGCCCCAGAATTTCCTGTTTACGGTAAAAGCTTTCCAGGGCCTCACGCACCAGCGTGGCGAAACAGTAAGGGAAGAAGCGGCTAAGATGGCAGAAGCCATCAAACCGCTGGTGAATGAAGGCAGGCTGGGAGCACTGATCTTCCAGTTTCCTTATTCCTTTAAGGCGAAACCTGAAAACAGGGACTACCTCGAGCGTTTGCGGGAATTCTTCCCTGACGCTCCTCTGGTAGTGGAATTTCGGCACTACAGCTGGCTTAACAGCGAAACGTGGTCGGCCCTGCGGGCCCTGGGTATGGGCTACGTGTGCGTGGACGCCCCCAGGTTAAGGGGGCTGCCAGGTGGTGCGGTGCAGGCGACTTCCCCGGTCGCCTATGTGCGGTTTCACGGGCGGAACGCCGCAATGTGGTGGGAGCACGAAGAGGCCTGGCAGAGGTACGATTATCTCTATACGGAAGAGGAACTCTGCGAATGGGTTCCGAAAATCAAATTTCTTGAGCGCAACTCCGAGCGGGTTTTCATCGCGTTTAACAACCATTTTGGTGCCCAGGCCGTTTTCAATGCGCGGATGCTTAGAAAGCTCCTCGGCGTGGATTACTGA
- a CDS encoding homing endonuclease associated repeat-containing protein, with the protein MEKRARGWTKEECVAALKRLSAALSGCRPTTSDLVGRVGREVGCPPEWVIHELFGSWKVAIREAGLESLPTVREQARQAAVEELRLYFDRVLEGKSFLFRGEAHEIVKKAPGKLYVQSKRRMLRGACREKGIRLLNLPYDRDIRAVVSWLLGCPAEGVLPEKEKVEEALGEAALRVLRRIMEVGNLKAAAQAEGLKVFQARRMLVEACRRAVRFLARTRHG; encoded by the coding sequence ATGGAAAAGAGAGCAAGAGGCTGGACGAAAGAAGAATGTGTGGCTGCTCTAAAAAGGCTTTCGGCCGCACTTAGCGGGTGTCGCCCCACAACCAGCGACTTGGTGGGTAGAGTGGGTCGAGAGGTGGGGTGTCCTCCGGAGTGGGTGATACATGAACTGTTCGGTTCCTGGAAGGTAGCGATCAGGGAAGCGGGTCTCGAAAGTCTGCCGACGGTAAGGGAGCAGGCGCGGCAGGCAGCGGTAGAAGAGCTTCGTTTGTACTTTGATAGGGTGTTGGAAGGAAAATCCTTCCTGTTTCGTGGCGAAGCACATGAGATTGTAAAAAAAGCGCCCGGGAAGCTTTATGTACAGAGCAAACGGCGGATGCTGAGAGGAGCGTGCCGGGAAAAAGGGATACGCTTGCTGAACCTGCCCTATGACCGGGATATTCGCGCTGTGGTGTCGTGGCTGCTGGGATGCCCTGCGGAAGGGGTCCTGCCCGAGAAAGAGAAGGTGGAGGAGGCCCTGGGTGAGGCTGCGCTACGGGTACTGAGAAGGATTATGGAGGTCGGGAACTTAAAGGCTGCAGCGCAGGCGGAGGGCTTGAAGGTTTTTCAGGCCCGGCGCATGCTCGTAGAGGCGTGCAGGAGGGCAGTAAGGTTCCTGGCACGGACTCGGCATGGGTAA
- a CDS encoding DEAD/DEAH box helicase, producing the protein MSSKIKQFLSAVRYQQWYRGQIYAVVEEPGREAVYASLEPPLPKPIERYLSAKGIQLYRHQAEVCEKVRQGLNVVLTTPTASGKSLAFSLPVLEALLSDMAATALYLYPLKALAYDQLKTLRALEDGTGIRLHSAVYDGDTPKEERATIRRRSRLILSNPHAFHQYLSWHKLWKQFLRNLRFVIIDEAHWYRGVYGSNVAFFIRRLRRVLDYYGSDPQFILASATMADPLEHARKLVGKDFVLISADGSSRGKKTYVLWDAGAHPSRSEHRQAADLFAFCVSQGFQTLCFTASRKMAELTARWAGAEVEGVAAYRAGYLPEERRRLERDLKQCHLKGIAATNALELGVDIGGLDAVVIAGWPGTVASFRQQSGRAGRSGQESLVVQVFFNSPLDGYLLRNYRYIFDAPSEQAVISLDNEHILKNHLKCAAEELPLTQVDEKWFGPAYASAVKALVGEGELTVVRTGTGSHQKTSNAEIYVRPRGSAAQEVKLSPFEEGEFKVVCDGEILEVIDRRRALLEAHPGAIFLHQAEPYRIKELDLTRGIVLVEPAPGDLYTTTLSETEVVVKEVLGCRHLGRVELAWGKVAVSEKVYAYLVKRFDRVVAKEDVRGIPPIEFETIAVWCRIVVPPSLGGSLAGGLHAAEHALIAVTPLMAMCDRWDVGGYSTAHGPGGKPNIFIYDGFSGGTGIAERLYRCYGELAARALELVSGCNCQDGCPRCIMSPKCGNNNEPLDKKMCLHLLGIVSRDAAGPRES; encoded by the coding sequence TTGAGTTCCAAAATAAAGCAGTTTCTGAGCGCCGTCAGGTACCAGCAATGGTACCGTGGGCAAATATACGCAGTTGTTGAAGAACCCGGCCGGGAGGCGGTCTACGCCTCTCTGGAACCCCCTCTCCCAAAGCCGATTGAGCGATACCTTTCGGCGAAAGGTATCCAGTTGTACAGGCACCAGGCGGAAGTGTGCGAGAAGGTAAGGCAGGGCCTAAATGTTGTCCTTACCACTCCCACAGCCAGCGGAAAATCCCTCGCTTTCAGCTTGCCCGTGTTAGAGGCCCTCCTTTCCGACATGGCGGCCACAGCTCTCTACCTATATCCCTTGAAGGCTCTTGCTTACGACCAGCTCAAAACCTTGCGTGCACTGGAGGATGGCACAGGTATCAGGCTCCACTCAGCGGTGTACGATGGCGACACTCCCAAAGAGGAGCGGGCAACTATTCGTCGCCGTTCCCGCCTGATTCTTAGCAACCCCCACGCCTTCCACCAGTACCTGAGCTGGCACAAGCTGTGGAAGCAATTTCTGCGCAACCTGAGGTTTGTTATTATAGATGAAGCCCACTGGTACCGGGGTGTGTATGGGTCTAACGTGGCGTTTTTCATTCGTCGGTTGCGGCGGGTGCTCGACTACTACGGTTCGGACCCTCAGTTTATTCTGGCGTCAGCCACCATGGCGGATCCGCTCGAGCACGCCCGGAAGTTGGTCGGCAAAGACTTCGTGCTGATCAGTGCGGACGGCAGCTCGCGCGGAAAGAAGACCTATGTCCTCTGGGATGCCGGTGCACACCCGTCACGTTCGGAACACCGCCAGGCTGCTGACCTTTTTGCCTTCTGTGTCTCTCAGGGCTTCCAGACCCTCTGTTTCACTGCTTCGCGCAAAATGGCCGAACTGACTGCCAGGTGGGCTGGTGCGGAGGTTGAGGGCGTAGCGGCGTACAGAGCGGGGTACCTGCCGGAAGAGCGCCGCAGGCTTGAGCGTGATCTCAAGCAGTGCCACCTGAAGGGGATAGCAGCTACGAATGCCCTGGAGCTGGGAGTAGATATCGGCGGTCTGGACGCTGTGGTGATAGCAGGGTGGCCTGGAACGGTGGCATCTTTCCGCCAGCAGTCGGGCAGGGCCGGAAGGTCCGGGCAGGAATCTCTTGTAGTCCAGGTGTTCTTCAACAGCCCGCTGGACGGCTACCTGCTGAGGAACTACCGGTACATTTTTGACGCGCCATCTGAGCAGGCGGTCATCAGTTTGGACAACGAACACATCCTCAAGAACCACCTCAAGTGCGCCGCAGAAGAATTACCGCTGACACAGGTGGACGAAAAGTGGTTTGGCCCTGCCTACGCTAGCGCTGTTAAGGCGCTTGTTGGAGAGGGCGAGCTTACAGTTGTCAGGACTGGCACGGGCAGTCACCAGAAAACGAGCAATGCAGAGATTTATGTGCGGCCGAGGGGGAGCGCCGCCCAGGAAGTAAAGCTGTCGCCCTTCGAAGAGGGTGAGTTCAAGGTAGTGTGCGACGGAGAAATACTTGAAGTAATCGACCGCAGGCGCGCCCTGCTCGAAGCGCACCCGGGCGCCATATTCCTTCACCAGGCAGAACCGTACAGAATAAAGGAACTGGATCTAACCCGGGGAATCGTGCTTGTGGAGCCAGCGCCGGGGGACCTGTATACTACGACGCTATCGGAAACCGAAGTGGTAGTAAAAGAAGTGCTTGGGTGCAGACATCTGGGCCGTGTCGAACTGGCCTGGGGAAAGGTTGCTGTTTCCGAAAAGGTATACGCCTATCTGGTAAAGCGCTTCGACCGGGTGGTGGCAAAGGAGGATGTACGCGGGATTCCCCCAATAGAGTTTGAGACAATTGCAGTATGGTGCCGTATAGTCGTACCCCCGAGTCTTGGCGGTTCTCTTGCAGGAGGCCTGCACGCTGCCGAGCACGCGCTGATTGCGGTCACTCCCCTTATGGCCATGTGCGACAGGTGGGACGTAGGCGGGTACTCCACAGCACACGGGCCCGGAGGGAAACCGAACATATTTATATACGACGGATTTTCCGGCGGTACGGGGATAGCCGAAAGGCTGTACCGGTGCTATGGCGAACTGGCGGCTCGTGCGCTGGAACTGGTCTCGGGTTGTAACTGCCAGGACGGCTGCCCGCGCTGCATCATGTCGCCGAAATGTGGGAACAACAATGAGCCGCTGGACAAAAAAATGTGCCTTCATCTGCTCGGCATCGTGAGCAGGGACGCTGCTGGACCCAGAGAGAGCTAG